One genomic segment of Helianthus annuus cultivar XRQ/B chromosome 14, HanXRQr2.0-SUNRISE, whole genome shotgun sequence includes these proteins:
- the LOC110904644 gene encoding AAA-ATPase At3g50940: protein MLSPSTKSRFSMAKTVISTVGSVAAAAAVVHTFSRQYLPTEFRREVENYIHLSLRTVLNNFSSQLTMVFYESEGFGDNEIYTAAQHYLATQISSDIRRVKVSKNPNEQKFNVGMETNEEYTDLYNGVTFTWSLLSKQKPTGYENGRSLRSEIRSLELTFHRKHKDLVLDSYLPFIINCSKTIIQNEKTVKLFTTDRRWSYSTMLWKSVKLDHPATFETVAMDPSVKEMVLKDLDRFVERREYYRKVGKAWKRGYLLYGPPGTGKSSLIAAIANYLKFDIYDLELTNICSNSELRRLLVATANRSILVVEDIDCSVELHDRVQVETEKDTAKDKAAKKEHKVTLSGFLNFIDGLWSSCGDERIIIFTTNRKEKLDPALVRPGRMDVHIHMSYCTPSAFRTLASNYLGVTEHNLFEDIDELISHVDVTPAEVAEQLLKDNDPDIALGGLIEFFDVKRKENEEAKAKLKEEEEKLAAIEREKKKLQKKLKKLSAKTSEKKQQEEPATEIEKKQEEKTATEIEKKQQEDGVDD, encoded by the exons ATGCTTTCACCATCAACTAAATCCAGATTCAGCATGGCCAAAACAGTAATCTCCACCGTCGGTTCCGTCGCCGCGGCAGCGGCGGTAGTCCACACATTCTCCCGTCAGTACTTGCCCACCGAATTCCGCCGTGAGGTCGAAAATTACATCCATCTCAGCCTCCGTACTGTCCTCAACAACTTCTCCAGCCAGTTAACCATGGTGTTCTACGAATCCGAAGGGTTTGGCGACAACGAAATCTACACCGCCGCACAACACTACCTCGCCACCCAAATATCCTCCGACATCCGCCGTGTGAAGGTCTCTAAAAACCCTAACGAACAAAAGTTTAACGTAGGAATGGAAACTAACGAGGAGTATACCGATCTTTACAATGGGGTTACCTTCACGTGGTCTTTACTCTCCAAACAGAAGCCAACGGGTTACGAAAACGGCCGGTCTTTACGATCGGAGATCCGCTCGTTAGAACTCACGTTTCACCGGAAACATAAAGATCTCGTGTTGGATTCCTACTTGCCGTTTATAATCAATTGTTCAAAAACCATTATACAGAATGAGAAAACCGTGAAGCTGTTCACAACTGACAGGAGGTGGAGTTATTCAACTATGTTGTGGAAATCGGTGAAACTCGACCACCCGGCGACGTTTGAGACGGTGGCGATGGATCCCAGTGTGAAAGAGATGGTGCTGAAGGATTTGGATAGGTTTGTGGAGAGGAGAGAGTATTATCGGAAAGTCGGGAAGGCGTGGAAAAGAGGGTACTTGTTGTATGGGCCTCCGGGTACTGGGAAGTCTAGCTTGATTGCGGCGATAGCGAATTACTTGAAGTTTGACATATATGACTTGGAGTTGACTAACATTTGTTCGAACTCTGAGCTGCGGAGGTTGTTGGTGGCGACTGCAAACCGTTCGATACTGGTGGTGGAGGATATTGATTGCTCGGTCGAGTTGCATGATCGGGTGCAGGTAGAAACGGAGAAAGACACGGCGAAAGACAAGGCTGCAAAGAAAGAACACAAG GTAACTTTATCAGGGTTTCTTAATTTTATTGACGGGTTATGGTCAAGTTGTGGTGACGAGAGGATCATAATATTCACGACAAATAGGAAGGAGAAACTTGATCCAGCGCTTGTTCGTCCAGGTCGTATGGATGTTCACATCCACATGTCGTACTGCACCCCGAGTGCCTTTAGAACGCTAGCTTCCAACTATCTTGGTGTTACCGAACACAATCTTTTTGAAGACATTGATGAGTTGATCAGCCACGTGGATGTTACCCCTGCTGAAGTGGCAGAACAGCTTCTCAAAGATAACGATCCGGACATTGCTCTTGGTGGCCTCATTGAGTTTTTTGATGTAAAGAGGAAGGAGAATGAGGAGGCCAAGGCAAAGttaaaagaagaagaagaaaaattggCTGCAATagaaagagaaaagaagaagcTGCAAAAGAAACTGAAAAAACTAAGTGCAAAAACAAGTGAAAAGAAGCAACAAGAGGAACCTGCAACAGAAATTGAAAAGAAGCAGGAAGAGAAAACTGCAACTGAAATTGAGAAGAAGCAACAAGAGGATGGAGTAGACGATTAA
- the LOC110904646 gene encoding uncharacterized protein LOC110904646: MAKTKEKPGSSSSSSRGKGKEKEQPSKKRQYLGRVSESEEEEEMQLDPSDKPVWNSGSLDDQPEIWQPTLYNDCMNKLKNKAAAFICERDVDEPQLGQFGVYDKFRALGWEGALKCWDKDKSNLFLTEIQEWMATLKCHNFHRPSQMKLVGTVHGVPVEMSFDTLKKLGKYDSLPTREYMIPTLDDLLLKPEKHVTWNSMLADLFLPGRYGGVLYRKNLKIEAKLLHTICLLNVIPRRGDKEQVRFPEIPVLYSLMHGSPRFPIRYLIMHHLWICRNKYGRDIVPYCRIITGLMKQQKALTSEDCGLTKRHLPFTLDRLGNVWTYTSSERYHKLKSEGQRWRALKLGARELLPGEPDEPESDEELIPSGDDDYADEPTGGANVGFGAFHGGHGGTFYDYAQQPYEPGWAYSGSMQEVIESQRPSAAIFDTWSGPERSLFDQGTRNSASIERALKHSFDRNESWHRTHAYSQEVEMNNRYHDDQMRRMHADWHAGRPVVEDPQHVDYASLPPYDGSVSYATPQLHHSQWLDPRQQEGQQQQEGSSSGSFGFGEWNDMMSSIFGPPGPRYY, translated from the coding sequence ATGGCAAAGACAAAGGAAAAGCCGGGGTCAAGTTCATCCTCGTCAAGAGGCAAGGGCAAGGAGAAGGAGCAGCCATCGAAGAAGAGGCAATATCTTGGTAGGGTTAGTGAAAGCGAGGAAGAGGAAGAGATGCAGTTAGACCCAAGTGATAAACCGGTGTGGAATTCGGGGTCGTTGGATGACCAACCCGAAATTTGGCAGCCAACTCTGTATAACGACTGCATGAACAAGTTAAAGAATAAAGCGGCCGCATTCATCTGTGAAAGAGATGTTGATGAGCCTCAGTTGGGCCAGTTCGGGGTGTATGACAAGTTCCGTGCTTTGGGTTGGGAAGGAGCACTCAAGTGTTGGGATAAGGATAAGAGCAATTTGTTTTTGACTGAGATTCAGGAGTGGATGGCAACGCTTAAATGTCACAACTTCCACAGGCCATCACAAATGAAGTTGGTTGGGACGGTACATGGGGTACCAGTTGAAATGTCATTCGATACGTTGAAGAAGTTGGGAAAATATGATAGCCTTCCAACTAGGGAGTACATGATTCCCACGCTTGATGATTTATTGCTCAAACCCGAGAAGCACGTGACATGGAACAGTATGTTGGCTGATTTGTTTTTGCCCGGTAGGTATGGTGGCGTGTTATACCGAAAAAATCTGAAGATAGAAGCCAAGCTCTTGCATACGATCTGTTTACTTAATGTCATCCCAAGGAGAGGGGATAAAGAACAGGTGAGGTTTCCAGAGATACCTGTTCTGTATTCATTGATGCACGGGTCCCCACGGTTTCCAATACGCTACCTGATTATGCACCATTTGTGGATATGCCGGAACAAATACGGGAGAGACATTGTCCCGTACTGCCGCATCATAACGGGCTTAATGAAACAGCAGAAGGCACTCACATCTGAAGACTGCGGTTTAACGAAAAGGCACTTGCCTTTTACTTTGGATAGGTTGGGAAACGTTTGGACATACACTTCGTCTGAACGTTATCACAAGCTGAAATCGGAGGGTCAACGGTGGAGGGCGTTGAAATTAGGTGCAAGGGAGTTGTTACCGGGAGAACCGGATGAACCTGAAAGCGATGAAGAGTTAATTCCGAGTGGGGATGATGATTACGCAGACGAGCCAACGGGTGGTGCAAATGTTGGTTTTGGGGCTTTTCATGGTGGTCATGGTGGCACATTTTACGACTATGCGCAGCAACCATATGAGCCGGGGTGGGCTTATAGTGGTTCAATGCAGGAGGTGATCGAGAGCCAACGCCCGTCGGCGGCCATCTTTGATACTTGGTCGGGTCCGGAGAGGTCGTTATTTGATCAAGGCACGCGGAATAGCGCTAGTATTGAGCGGGCGCTTAAACATAGCTTCGACCGCAATGAATCGTGGCACCGGACCCACGCATATTCGCAGGAGGTGGAAATGAATAACCGATATCACGATGATCAGATGAGGCGGATGCATGCGGACTGGCATGCTGGGAGGCCGGTGGttgaggatccacaacatgtggattatgcctcATTGCCACCATATGATGGCAGCGTTTCGTATGCGACCCCACAGCTCCACCATTCCCAGTGGCTCGATCCACGACAGCAAGAGGGACAACAACAACAAGAGGGAAGCAGTAGCGGCTCGTTCGGGTTTGGAGAATGGAACGATATGATGTCGTCCATCTTTGGGCCCCCAGGACCGCGTTATTATTGA